One stretch of Natronobacterium gregoryi SP2 DNA includes these proteins:
- a CDS encoding enoyl-CoA hydratase/isomerase family protein, translated as MQVRDADSVRYLAFDRPDTRNAFTADVARDLAAELEDLDPGTLDAVVLTGAGEAFSAGGDVEAMAERDETTAEAYERIRETLGRVAERVLTAPVPIVAKVDGDAVGAGLSLVAAADFAYAAESARFGASFINVGLVPDMGATVTLPRLVGLRTAKALALTGKLIDARTADELDLVNETVPDGDLDARIDEILETLAACPTENVGLAKRAIHDNLGRPWSDGLEREASVQSLAYDTPAHEEGVDAFLTDRSPEFE; from the coding sequence ATGCAGGTTCGCGACGCGGATTCTGTCCGGTATCTCGCGTTCGACCGACCGGACACACGAAACGCGTTCACGGCGGACGTGGCCCGTGACCTCGCAGCCGAACTCGAGGATCTCGACCCTGGAACACTCGATGCGGTCGTCCTCACCGGTGCGGGCGAGGCGTTCAGTGCCGGTGGTGACGTCGAGGCGATGGCCGAACGAGACGAGACGACGGCAGAGGCGTACGAACGCATCCGGGAGACGCTGGGTCGCGTCGCCGAACGAGTGTTGACCGCTCCGGTCCCCATCGTCGCGAAAGTCGACGGTGACGCCGTCGGTGCTGGCCTCTCGCTGGTCGCCGCCGCAGATTTCGCCTACGCTGCCGAATCCGCCAGGTTCGGTGCCTCGTTTATCAACGTCGGGCTCGTTCCCGACATGGGTGCCACCGTCACTCTCCCCCGACTGGTCGGCCTCCGGACGGCCAAAGCACTCGCGCTCACCGGGAAACTGATCGACGCCAGGACGGCCGACGAACTCGACCTCGTCAACGAGACGGTCCCCGACGGCGACCTCGACGCACGAATCGACGAAATCCTCGAGACGCTCGCCGCTTGCCCGACCGAGAACGTCGGTCTCGCGAAGCGGGCGATTCACGACAACCTCGGGCGGCCCTGGAGCGACGGCCTCGAGCGCGAGGCGTCCGTCCAGTCGCTGGCGTACGACACGCCGGCACACGAGGAGGGAGTCGACGCCTTCCTGACCGATCGGTCACCCGAGTTCGAGTAG
- a CDS encoding ABC transporter substrate-binding protein — MTGGSVASVIGLAGCVGDPEEATGRDDEEFDTVRLGVLEPRTGEFAELGEERHQGNELGIQWVNESDEYDFEFEYESFDTQTDPADATREAEEAIQDYGVDFLTGCISSSSALAVADIAEENGVVYTPGAADISITGDNCSEYVFRFETNTAQMTEVMAQWTDDELGDRIFYHIADYVYGESVRDEFEARMAALSDSYENVGETASDPGATDFDAFITQIQDEADEADALVVGMTGADLGIFLQQAGERGLQDDIPIVTTTGSFTPVRGGAGLSAVGVYSGVRYSPELQIGDNQAFVEAYEDEFDELPDNFSRVGFDSIRMLANGIQEAGSRDPDAVKEVLNGLEHETIFGPNRFRECDGQAENPVWMGELVEPDDGEVPGVTFDLEQLEGEDAIPDCEDVGCDGRA; from the coding sequence ATGACGGGAGGCAGCGTCGCCAGCGTGATTGGACTGGCTGGCTGCGTCGGTGATCCGGAAGAAGCAACCGGGAGAGACGACGAGGAGTTCGACACAGTACGACTCGGTGTTCTCGAGCCGCGAACCGGTGAGTTCGCCGAACTCGGCGAAGAGCGCCACCAAGGCAACGAGCTCGGCATCCAGTGGGTCAACGAGAGCGACGAGTACGACTTCGAGTTCGAGTACGAGAGTTTCGACACGCAGACCGATCCTGCGGACGCGACTCGCGAGGCCGAGGAGGCCATTCAGGACTACGGAGTGGACTTTCTCACTGGCTGTATCAGCAGTTCCTCGGCGCTTGCGGTTGCCGACATCGCCGAAGAAAACGGCGTCGTGTACACGCCAGGTGCGGCGGACATCTCGATCACTGGCGACAACTGCAGCGAGTACGTCTTCCGGTTCGAGACGAACACCGCCCAGATGACCGAGGTGATGGCCCAGTGGACCGACGACGAACTAGGCGACCGGATCTTCTATCACATCGCAGACTACGTCTACGGCGAGTCGGTGCGCGACGAGTTCGAGGCCAGAATGGCGGCACTGAGCGACTCCTACGAGAACGTCGGGGAGACAGCGTCCGACCCCGGTGCGACCGACTTCGACGCGTTCATCACGCAGATCCAGGACGAGGCTGACGAGGCCGACGCTCTCGTCGTCGGGATGACGGGTGCAGACCTCGGGATCTTCCTGCAGCAAGCCGGCGAGCGCGGCCTGCAAGACGACATCCCCATCGTCACGACGACGGGATCGTTCACTCCCGTCCGCGGCGGTGCCGGGCTCTCGGCCGTCGGCGTCTACAGCGGCGTCCGATACTCACCGGAACTCCAGATCGGTGACAACCAGGCGTTCGTCGAGGCCTACGAAGACGAGTTCGACGAACTACCGGACAACTTCTCGCGGGTCGGCTTCGATTCGATCCGGATGCTCGCCAACGGCATCCAGGAAGCCGGTTCGCGCGATCCGGACGCGGTCAAAGAGGTGCTCAACGGCCTCGAGCACGAGACGATCTTCGGCCCGAACCGCTTCCGGGAATGTGACGGCCAGGCAGAGAACCCGGTCTGGATGGGTGAACTCGTCGAACCGGACGACGGTGAGGTTCCAGGCGTCACCTTCGACCTCGAACAGCTCGAGGGCGAGGACGCGATTCCAGACTGTGAAGACGTCGGCTGTGACGGCCGAGCGTAA
- a CDS encoding MaoC family dehydratase, translating to MAYSYEPHHFEEFEVGQEFESVGRTVTEADFVMHSALSGDWTELHTNAEYAEDGPFDGRIAHGPMTFVQATGFVYRTGIVERTAYAFLGMNYMDLPNPVYIGDTLSLEIEVSETKDVGHDDAGLVVLDTVMTNQDDTVVFEGDMKFLIKHEE from the coding sequence ATGGCATACAGTTACGAGCCACATCACTTCGAGGAGTTCGAGGTCGGACAGGAGTTCGAGAGCGTCGGTCGAACTGTCACGGAAGCCGACTTCGTGATGCACTCGGCGCTATCCGGCGACTGGACGGAATTACACACCAACGCCGAGTACGCCGAGGACGGCCCCTTCGACGGCCGCATCGCTCACGGTCCGATGACGTTCGTCCAGGCGACGGGTTTCGTCTACCGCACCGGGATCGTCGAACGCACCGCCTACGCGTTCCTCGGGATGAACTACATGGACCTGCCCAACCCCGTCTACATCGGCGACACGCTCTCGCTCGAGATAGAGGTCAGCGAGACGAAAGACGTCGGACACGACGATGCCGGACTCGTCGTTCTCGATACCGTGATGACGAACCAGGACGACACCGTCGTCTTCGAGGGCGACATGAAATTCCTGATCAAGCACGAGGAGTGA
- a CDS encoding N-acyl homoserine lactonase family protein — protein MGVHRLYRLNTAEWTFDHSMAVQLEKPGDPYTGWCPCYLLEHPEGLVLFDTGISREMAADPAEYGPSGAAHMTAFLETLDLAVGQSPTDHLAALGYEPEDVDYVVLSHLHVDHAGNVDAFPDAEVIVQKSELRYAFWPDGVQRLFYLEGDFSPLRDESMDVTAITGEYDLFGDGSVVAFPTPGHTPGHQSLAVELESKTVVLAADVANSREGYERERVPSFVWSLEDSLESIQRVRSRARKTDATVVVHHDPDEQTKLPDPPAALE, from the coding sequence ATGGGAGTCCACCGTCTCTACCGGCTCAACACCGCCGAGTGGACGTTCGATCACAGCATGGCCGTCCAACTCGAGAAACCGGGCGACCCCTACACCGGCTGGTGTCCGTGTTACCTGCTCGAGCATCCGGAGGGGCTGGTGCTTTTCGATACCGGGATTAGCCGCGAGATGGCAGCCGATCCCGCGGAGTACGGGCCAAGCGGCGCGGCCCACATGACGGCGTTTCTCGAGACGCTCGACCTCGCGGTTGGGCAATCGCCGACCGACCATCTCGCCGCGCTGGGGTACGAACCCGAAGACGTCGACTACGTCGTGCTCTCGCATCTCCACGTCGACCACGCGGGCAACGTCGACGCGTTTCCGGACGCCGAGGTGATCGTCCAGAAGTCGGAGCTACGGTACGCGTTCTGGCCTGACGGTGTCCAGCGACTGTTCTACCTTGAGGGAGACTTCTCACCGTTGCGCGACGAGTCGATGGACGTGACAGCGATCACCGGCGAGTACGACCTCTTCGGCGACGGCAGCGTCGTGGCGTTCCCGACGCCGGGACACACGCCCGGCCACCAGTCGCTCGCGGTCGAACTCGAGTCGAAAACCGTCGTCCTCGCCGCCGACGTCGCAAACAGCCGCGAGGGGTACGAACGCGAGCGAGTGCCGTCTTTCGTCTGGTCGCTCGAGGACTCCCTCGAGTCGATCCAGCGGGTTCGAAGTCGTGCACGGAAGACGGACGCTACCGTCGTCGTTCATCACGACCCCGACGAGCAAACGAAGTTGCCGGACCCACCGGCGGCACTCGAGTAG
- the paaK gene encoding phenylacetate--CoA ligase PaaK: MSYKAIETASRAEIRELQSERLRETVRNAYENVAYYRDELDAAGVSPDDIETVEDVEKLPFTTKSDFREEYPDGLFAVDDEAVRRIHASSGTTGKPKIVAYTEDDLELWNEVVARSLVAAGVEPGDTVQNGYGYGLFTGGLGLHYGVEELGATVIPIGGGQTQRQVELLEDLESDVLSCTPSYALYLAETAEEMGVDPRTLPVSTVIFGAEPCTDPMREEIEQRLDVTGIDIYGLSEIIGPGVSNECHEAQDGLHIWEDHFYPEVVDPATGEPLPEGEEGELVLTTLTKEALPAIRYRTGDLTTLTSEKCACGRTMVRMDNVTGRADDLIIVRGVNLYPSEIEAVVLEFDEVAPYYRIDLSREDALDRLELRVELEATFDGDRDALADRVLTRLENVLSFTPDDLELVDPGELERTEVGKVKRVYDHR; the protein is encoded by the coding sequence ATGAGTTATAAAGCGATAGAGACAGCGTCCCGAGCGGAGATCCGTGAACTGCAGAGCGAACGGCTCCGCGAGACTGTCCGCAACGCCTACGAGAACGTGGCGTACTACCGGGACGAACTCGACGCTGCGGGCGTCTCTCCGGACGACATCGAGACGGTCGAGGACGTCGAGAAACTCCCGTTCACGACGAAATCGGACTTCCGTGAGGAGTATCCCGACGGCCTGTTCGCGGTCGACGACGAGGCGGTGCGGCGAATCCACGCTTCCTCGGGGACGACGGGCAAGCCAAAGATCGTCGCCTACACCGAAGACGACCTCGAACTCTGGAACGAGGTGGTCGCGCGGTCGCTCGTCGCTGCGGGCGTCGAACCGGGCGACACCGTCCAGAACGGCTACGGCTACGGGCTCTTTACCGGTGGGCTCGGCCTCCACTACGGCGTCGAGGAACTGGGTGCGACGGTGATCCCGATCGGCGGCGGCCAGACCCAGCGACAGGTCGAACTCCTGGAGGACCTCGAAAGCGACGTCCTGAGTTGTACGCCGTCGTACGCGCTGTACCTCGCGGAGACGGCCGAAGAGATGGGCGTCGACCCACGCACCCTTCCGGTCTCGACGGTGATCTTCGGGGCCGAACCGTGTACGGACCCGATGCGCGAGGAGATCGAACAGCGACTCGACGTGACGGGGATCGACATCTACGGGCTCTCGGAGATCATCGGGCCAGGCGTCTCGAACGAGTGCCACGAGGCCCAGGACGGCCTGCACATCTGGGAAGACCACTTCTATCCCGAGGTGGTCGACCCCGCCACCGGCGAGCCACTCCCCGAGGGCGAAGAGGGCGAACTCGTGTTGACGACCCTGACCAAGGAGGCGCTGCCAGCTATCCGGTACCGCACCGGCGACCTCACCACGCTCACCTCCGAGAAGTGTGCGTGTGGTCGGACGATGGTCCGCATGGACAACGTCACCGGCCGTGCCGACGACCTCATCATCGTCCGCGGCGTCAACCTCTACCCCAGCGAGATCGAAGCCGTCGTCCTCGAGTTCGACGAGGTCGCGCCCTACTACCGGATCGACCTCTCCCGCGAAGACGCCCTCGACCGACTCGAGTTACGCGTCGAACTCGAGGCGACGTTCGACGGGGACCGCGACGCGCTGGCCGACCGCGTGCTCACGCGACTCGAGAACGTCCTCTCGTTTACCCCGGACGACCTCGAACTCGTCGACCCCGGCGAACTCGAGCGCACGGAAGTCGGGAAGGTAAAGCGCGTCTACGACCATCGGTGA
- a CDS encoding ABC transporter permease, whose amino-acid sequence MLAGLTQQLLDGLTLGVVYVLLAAGLSVIFGVMHVINFAHGELFALGAYFALAVIAPLGGTAFFAALLIAPLLVGVIGVAIERYTVQPLYGRNPLYHILLTFGLVLVLNDLIYLVWGPGASSLPRPDVVSGTISVFGFGVSAYNLFIIVAGSLMAVAVWAMLEYTRYGLIIRAGSQDRQMVRNLGIDIDRYYSLVFGVGAALAAFAGIILAGSRQVNPEMGMSVIIPAFVIVVLGGLGSFKGAVAGGLFVGILQESILRPYVPFLEGMVLFLLMIGILLVRPRGLFGTETPDDEGGELLTGSNGGFLDPKTRNRLGVAMVGLLVLVPFGAGWLYSTFVVTLLIEVLIWGLFALSLDFVMGYTGLVSLGHALFYGLGAYVVAITLQQVTPSVFVALPLAIVISAAVAWVVGYLSIRVSGVYFAMITLAFAELFYNAVTRLEITGGSEGIFGLDPVYGIGGVGVELDSIGLFLGPVAITGRLLFYYVVLLALVAGFLLTRRMLQSPFGAVLTSIRENEQRATFLGYDTVTYKRRAFVVSGALAGLSGGLYTLFTGRVFPATAEWMVSGEVIVMVILGGMGTLYGPIVGSATFFGLEYVLTGVTERWRLVLGSIFVLFVIFLPRGLVSVPELLAPHLPGGPGPDPEPATSDSSTRGDD is encoded by the coding sequence ATGCTTGCTGGACTCACACAACAGCTGTTGGATGGATTGACACTCGGTGTCGTGTACGTACTGCTCGCCGCGGGGCTTTCAGTCATCTTCGGCGTCATGCACGTCATCAACTTCGCCCACGGCGAACTGTTCGCACTCGGTGCGTACTTCGCGCTTGCGGTGATCGCACCGCTCGGCGGGACGGCGTTTTTCGCCGCGTTACTGATCGCGCCGTTGCTCGTCGGCGTGATCGGCGTGGCCATCGAACGATACACCGTCCAGCCGCTGTACGGGCGCAACCCGCTCTATCACATCCTGCTGACGTTCGGCCTCGTGCTGGTGTTGAACGACCTGATATACCTGGTCTGGGGACCAGGTGCCTCGAGCCTGCCGCGACCGGACGTCGTCAGTGGGACGATTTCCGTGTTCGGGTTCGGCGTGAGCGCGTACAACCTCTTTATCATCGTCGCCGGCAGCCTGATGGCCGTCGCCGTCTGGGCGATGCTCGAGTACACCAGGTACGGCCTCATCATTCGTGCCGGTTCCCAGGATCGCCAGATGGTGCGCAACCTCGGGATCGACATCGATCGATACTATTCGCTCGTGTTCGGCGTGGGTGCGGCTCTGGCGGCGTTTGCCGGTATCATCCTCGCTGGAAGCAGGCAAGTCAACCCCGAGATGGGGATGTCCGTCATCATCCCGGCGTTCGTCATCGTCGTCCTCGGCGGCCTGGGGAGTTTCAAGGGTGCAGTCGCCGGCGGACTCTTCGTCGGCATTCTGCAGGAATCGATCTTGCGACCGTACGTCCCGTTCCTCGAGGGAATGGTACTTTTCCTGCTGATGATCGGTATCCTCCTGGTCCGGCCACGCGGGTTGTTCGGCACCGAAACGCCGGACGACGAGGGCGGTGAACTGCTCACCGGGAGTAATGGTGGTTTCCTCGACCCCAAGACCCGCAACCGGCTAGGGGTCGCGATGGTCGGATTGCTCGTGTTGGTGCCGTTCGGGGCAGGGTGGCTGTACTCGACGTTCGTCGTCACGTTGCTGATCGAGGTCCTGATCTGGGGACTGTTCGCACTCAGTCTCGACTTCGTGATGGGGTACACCGGGCTGGTGTCGCTCGGTCACGCGCTGTTCTACGGACTGGGCGCGTACGTGGTCGCGATCACTCTCCAGCAGGTGACGCCGTCCGTGTTCGTTGCGCTCCCCCTTGCGATCGTAATCTCGGCGGCGGTCGCGTGGGTCGTCGGCTACCTCTCGATCAGGGTCTCGGGCGTCTACTTCGCGATGATCACCCTCGCGTTTGCCGAACTGTTCTACAACGCGGTCACCAGACTCGAGATTACTGGTGGCTCCGAGGGCATCTTCGGGCTCGATCCCGTCTACGGGATCGGCGGCGTCGGCGTCGAACTCGACTCGATCGGGCTCTTCCTCGGGCCGGTAGCCATCACCGGTCGGCTGCTGTTTTACTACGTCGTGTTGCTCGCGCTGGTCGCCGGCTTCTTGCTCACTCGCCGGATGCTCCAGTCGCCGTTTGGCGCAGTGCTTACGTCCATTCGGGAGAACGAACAGCGCGCGACGTTTCTCGGCTACGACACGGTCACGTACAAACGTCGAGCGTTCGTCGTCAGCGGAGCACTCGCCGGCCTCTCCGGCGGGCTGTACACCCTCTTTACGGGCCGGGTCTTCCCCGCCACCGCCGAGTGGATGGTCTCCGGTGAAGTGATCGTGATGGTCATCCTCGGCGGGATGGGGACGCTGTACGGGCCGATCGTCGGCTCGGCCACGTTCTTCGGCCTCGAGTACGTTCTCACTGGCGTCACCGAACGCTGGCGGCTCGTGCTCGGGTCGATATTCGTCCTGTTCGTCATCTTCTTGCCGCGAGGGCTAGTTTCGGTCCCCGAACTGCTCGCACCGCACCTTCCGGGCGGACCAGGCCCGGACCCCGAACCGGCCACGAGCGACTCGAGCACGCGAGGTGACGACTAG
- a CDS encoding universal stress protein — translation MYRILVALDTDVARAESQASTIESLPGSTEDVTAVLTHVFQDNPDGRSVQQLDGVRHIADRFDEAGIDYEYYETSGEPAPELIEAATALDADMLCLSGRKQTPTGKVIFGSVTQSVILETDLPVVTVSPGE, via the coding sequence GTGTACCGCATACTGGTCGCACTCGACACCGACGTAGCGCGTGCCGAGTCACAGGCGTCGACGATCGAATCGCTCCCCGGATCGACCGAGGACGTGACTGCAGTTCTCACACACGTATTCCAGGACAATCCAGATGGACGGTCGGTCCAGCAACTCGACGGCGTCCGACACATCGCCGACCGGTTCGACGAGGCCGGTATCGACTACGAGTACTACGAGACGAGCGGCGAGCCGGCTCCGGAACTGATCGAAGCAGCCACAGCCCTCGATGCCGACATGCTCTGTCTCTCCGGGCGAAAGCAGACGCCGACTGGGAAGGTCATCTTCGGGAGCGTCACCCAGTCGGTGATCCTCGAGACCGACCTGCCGGTCGTCACCGTCAGCCCCGGCGAGTGA
- a CDS encoding AMP-dependent synthetase/ligase → MNWKGAEREYDDEVIGETTLGRLFENTAERNVNRPAQKYKGGVYERSLTGTVLSTATPGEFRTISYAEMRDIVRHLAAGFRELGIDTGDRVGIFANTRMEWAQADFALLSAGAVITTVYKSSSPDQVRYLLDDPDADGVVVENEDVLERVLEVEDDLDLEFLVSMDELTEYADRDDVYGLADVYELGVDAFDLETYQGWVDEPGLDDLASLIYTSGTTGQPKGVELTHGNFRANVNQIRKRMAPRPDRDDDVASVDENSLTVSYLPLAHVFERTAGHFLMFASGACVGYAEDPDTLQEDFETVEPNTATSVPRVYEKIYDAIREQASESAVKERIFDWATDVGVEYQEADTPGPILSAKQALADKLVFSTVREGLGGNLEILISGGGSLSKELCTLYHAMGLPIYEGYGLTETAPVVTVNPPEEPKIGTIGPALPDVELRIDESVANQAAFDDPGEVGELLVKGPNVTEGYWDKPGATDRSFTEDGWFKTGDIVHLRPDGYVEFRDRVKQLIVLSTGKNVAPGPIEDAFAASEVVDQAMVVGNDEKFVGALLVPDTDHVREWAEKAGIDLPDEPGDLCDDERVRDHIQEEVDRINEEFEPYERIKQFELVPQEFTEENEMLTPTMKKKRRVILDRFENRVDRIYDENL, encoded by the coding sequence ATGAACTGGAAGGGGGCCGAACGGGAGTACGACGACGAGGTGATCGGGGAGACGACGCTCGGACGACTGTTCGAAAACACGGCCGAACGAAACGTCAATCGCCCAGCACAGAAGTACAAGGGGGGCGTCTACGAGCGATCGTTGACCGGGACAGTGCTATCGACCGCTACGCCGGGCGAATTCCGGACGATCTCCTACGCCGAGATGCGGGACATCGTCCGTCACCTCGCGGCCGGCTTTCGCGAGCTCGGCATCGACACTGGAGACCGCGTCGGCATCTTCGCGAACACCCGGATGGAGTGGGCACAGGCGGACTTCGCTCTCCTGTCGGCCGGCGCAGTGATCACTACCGTCTACAAGAGTTCTTCGCCGGACCAGGTCCGCTACCTGCTCGACGACCCTGACGCCGACGGCGTCGTCGTCGAGAACGAAGACGTCCTCGAGCGCGTTCTCGAGGTCGAAGATGACCTCGACCTCGAGTTTCTCGTCTCGATGGACGAACTCACGGAGTACGCCGACCGCGACGACGTGTACGGGCTCGCCGACGTCTACGAACTCGGTGTCGACGCGTTCGATCTCGAGACCTACCAGGGGTGGGTGGACGAGCCCGGGCTGGACGACCTTGCGAGCCTGATCTACACGAGCGGAACGACGGGCCAGCCGAAGGGGGTCGAGCTCACACACGGGAACTTTCGGGCGAACGTCAACCAGATCCGAAAACGGATGGCACCGCGGCCGGATAGAGACGACGACGTGGCGTCGGTCGACGAGAATTCGCTGACGGTGTCGTACCTGCCGCTGGCTCACGTTTTCGAGCGGACGGCCGGCCACTTCTTGATGTTCGCCAGCGGAGCCTGTGTGGGGTACGCGGAAGACCCCGACACGCTTCAGGAGGACTTCGAGACTGTCGAGCCGAACACGGCGACGAGCGTCCCGCGGGTCTACGAGAAGATCTACGACGCGATTCGCGAGCAGGCGAGCGAATCGGCCGTCAAAGAGCGTATCTTCGACTGGGCGACCGACGTCGGCGTCGAGTACCAGGAAGCCGATACGCCGGGTCCGATTCTCTCGGCGAAACAGGCGCTCGCGGACAAGCTCGTCTTCTCGACGGTTCGGGAGGGTCTCGGAGGCAACCTCGAGATTCTGATCAGCGGCGGCGGGAGTCTCTCGAAAGAGCTGTGTACGCTCTATCACGCGATGGGGTTGCCCATCTACGAGGGGTATGGTTTGACCGAGACTGCGCCCGTCGTGACGGTCAATCCGCCCGAAGAGCCCAAAATCGGCACGATCGGCCCGGCACTCCCCGACGTCGAGTTGCGGATCGACGAGTCCGTCGCCAATCAGGCGGCGTTCGACGACCCCGGCGAGGTTGGTGAACTCCTCGTGAAGGGCCCGAACGTCACCGAGGGATACTGGGACAAGCCGGGCGCGACTGATCGGTCGTTCACCGAAGACGGCTGGTTCAAGACAGGTGACATCGTCCACCTGCGTCCGGACGGCTACGTCGAGTTCCGGGATCGCGTGAAGCAACTTATCGTTCTCTCGACCGGAAAAAACGTCGCACCCGGCCCGATCGAAGACGCCTTCGCCGCAAGCGAGGTCGTCGATCAGGCGATGGTCGTCGGCAACGACGAGAAGTTCGTCGGTGCGCTTCTCGTTCCCGACACGGATCACGTCCGTGAATGGGCCGAGAAAGCAGGAATCGACCTGCCAGACGAGCCCGGCGATCTCTGTGACGACGAGCGCGTCCGTGACCACATCCAGGAAGAAGTCGACCGAATCAACGAAGAGTTCGAGCCATACGAACGGATCAAGCAGTTCGAACTCGTGCCACAGGAGTTCACCGAGGAAAACGAAATGCTGACGCCGACGATGAAAAAGAAACGCCGAGTCATCCTCGACCGGTTCGAGAATCGCGTCGACAGGATTTACGACGAAAACCTATAG
- a CDS encoding AMP-dependent synthetase/ligase, with translation MGWKDAEREFESDVLATETLGRMFEKTVIRNADAVAQQYQGHVYDRSLADVAFPAASDGKYASLTYAKMGAVVRALAAGFRELGVETGNRVGIFAQTRLEWAQTDFALLSAGAVVTTVYKGSSPEKVQYLLDDPGADGVVVENEELLERVLEVEDDLDLEFLVSMDELEGYDDRDDVYTLADVYGIGDEAFESDAYQRWLDEPDVDDLASIIYTSGTTGQPKGVKLTHRNFRANVNQVYRRVGPRPDKDEETASIDGDSKMVSYLPLAHVFERTAGHFLPFAAGATVAYAESSETLKEDFGTVQPTGATSVPRVYEKIYDAIREQATESAVKERIFNWATAVGRKYQRADDPGPILEAELSIADKLVFSQVKEALGGNIELLVSGGGTLSSDLCTLYHGMGLPIYEGYGLTETAPVVTTNPPEEPKIGTVGPPVVDCEVTVDDSVVPDGETANTEGETGELLVKGPNVAEGYWEKPEATDRAFEDGWFRTGDIVTIRPDDYIEFHERRKQLLVLSTGKNVAPAPIEDAFAARELVEQCLVVGDGEKFVGALIVPNVDALRRRAEDEGIDLPDSAQEICDHAWVRERVDSEVEAVNERFESHETIKEYRLIPIEFTDENDLLTPTMKKKRRAILDEFEAELESIYAENQLEQTRTA, from the coding sequence ATGGGCTGGAAAGATGCAGAACGAGAGTTCGAAAGCGACGTCTTGGCGACCGAGACGCTCGGTCGGATGTTCGAGAAGACGGTCATCCGAAACGCCGACGCGGTCGCCCAGCAGTACCAGGGACACGTCTACGACCGAAGCCTGGCCGACGTGGCGTTTCCCGCTGCATCGGACGGAAAGTACGCTAGCCTCACCTACGCCAAAATGGGAGCAGTCGTTCGTGCGCTGGCAGCCGGCTTCCGCGAACTGGGGGTCGAGACCGGTAACCGCGTCGGTATCTTTGCACAGACGCGCCTCGAGTGGGCCCAGACCGACTTCGCCTTGCTGTCGGCCGGCGCGGTCGTCACCACCGTCTACAAGGGGTCTTCGCCGGAGAAAGTCCAGTACCTGCTCGACGATCCGGGCGCAGACGGCGTCGTCGTCGAAAACGAGGAACTGCTAGAGCGAGTGCTCGAGGTCGAAGACGACCTCGACCTCGAGTTTCTCGTTTCGATGGACGAACTCGAGGGGTACGACGACCGCGACGACGTCTACACCCTGGCGGACGTCTACGGAATCGGCGACGAAGCGTTCGAGTCGGACGCCTACCAGCGGTGGCTCGACGAACCCGACGTGGACGACCTGGCGAGTATCATCTACACGAGCGGAACGACGGGACAGCCGAAGGGAGTCAAGCTCACCCACCGTAATTTCCGGGCAAACGTCAACCAGGTCTATCGGCGGGTCGGTCCACGGCCGGACAAGGACGAAGAGACGGCGTCGATCGACGGTGACAGCAAGATGGTCTCGTACCTACCGCTGGCCCACGTCTTCGAACGCACTGCGGGGCACTTCCTTCCGTTTGCCGCCGGTGCGACCGTCGCCTACGCCGAGAGTTCCGAGACGCTCAAAGAGGACTTCGGCACGGTCCAGCCGACCGGAGCGACGAGCGTGCCACGGGTGTACGAGAAGATATACGACGCCATCCGCGAGCAGGCGACCGAATCGGCCGTCAAAGAGCGCATCTTCAACTGGGCGACAGCGGTCGGCCGAAAGTACCAGCGGGCCGACGATCCAGGACCGATCCTCGAGGCCGAACTCTCGATCGCGGACAAACTCGTCTTCAGTCAGGTCAAGGAGGCACTGGGTGGTAACATCGAACTGCTCGTCAGCGGTGGGGGAACGCTCTCGTCGGACCTCTGTACCCTCTATCACGGGATGGGGCTGCCCATCTACGAGGGGTATGGCCTGACCGAGACCGCACCGGTCGTCACGACGAACCCACCCGAGGAGCCAAAGATCGGCACCGTCGGTCCGCCGGTCGTCGACTGTGAAGTCACCGTCGACGACTCGGTCGTTCCCGACGGCGAGACAGCAAACACCGAAGGCGAGACCGGCGAACTGCTGGTCAAAGGGCCGAACGTGGCCGAAGGGTACTGGGAGAAACCCGAGGCGACCGATCGGGCTTTCGAAGATGGGTGGTTCCGCACCGGCGACATCGTCACCATCCGACCGGACGACTACATCGAGTTCCACGAGCGACGGAAGCAACTGCTGGTGCTCTCGACCGGCAAGAACGTCGCACCAGCCCCGATCGAGGACGCCTTCGCCGCACGCGAACTCGTCGAGCAGTGTCTGGTCGTCGGCGACGGCGAGAAGTTCGTCGGCGCGCTGATCGTCCCCAACGTCGACGCTCTCCGTCGGCGCGCCGAAGACGAGGGAATCGACCTTCCCGACAGCGCCCAGGAAATCTGTGATCACGCATGGGTTCGTGAGCGCGTCGACAGCGAGGTCGAGGCGGTCAACGAGCGGTTCGAGTCCCACGAGACCATCAAGGAGTACCGGCTAATCCCGATCGAGTTCACCGACGAGAACGACCTCCTGACGCCGACGATGAAAAAGAAGCGTCGGGCGATCTTAGACGAGTTCGAGGCGGAACTCGAGTCGATCTACGCGGAAAATCAACTCGAGCAAACCCGGACGGCCTGA